The Pedobacter roseus genome contains a region encoding:
- the mazG gene encoding nucleoside triphosphate pyrophosphohydrolase, with amino-acid sequence MPNNPIPATANNPADAFTRLLTVLDTLRTQCPWDKKQTMETLRHLTIEETYELSDAILEGDLDEIKKELGDVMMHLAFYSRIASETNDFNITDVLNGVCDKLVNRHPHIYGDVEVQNEEDVKRNWEQIKLKEGNKSVLAGVPSSLPALVKAARIQEKARGVGFDWEDKNQVWEKVEEELQEFKAEFNVADNTAIDIEKAESEFGDVLFSLINYARFININPENALEKTNKKFIKRFQYLETKAKENGKALADMTLTEMDVYWNEAKKL; translated from the coding sequence ATGCCAAACAACCCGATTCCTGCCACTGCAAATAATCCTGCTGATGCTTTTACACGCTTACTTACCGTTTTAGATACTTTGCGCACGCAATGCCCCTGGGATAAAAAACAAACCATGGAAACCCTGCGCCATTTAACGATAGAAGAAACTTATGAGCTGAGCGATGCCATTTTGGAGGGCGATTTAGATGAAATTAAAAAGGAACTAGGCGACGTGATGATGCATCTGGCTTTTTATTCTAGAATTGCCTCCGAAACCAACGATTTTAACATTACCGATGTGTTAAATGGGGTTTGCGATAAACTGGTTAACCGTCACCCACATATTTATGGTGATGTTGAAGTACAAAACGAGGAAGATGTAAAACGCAACTGGGAGCAGATTAAACTAAAAGAAGGCAATAAATCTGTATTGGCTGGTGTTCCATCTTCGCTACCCGCGCTGGTTAAAGCCGCACGCATACAGGAAAAAGCCCGTGGAGTAGGCTTCGATTGGGAAGATAAAAACCAGGTTTGGGAAAAAGTAGAAGAAGAACTACAGGAATTTAAAGCCGAATTTAATGTTGCAGATAATACGGCAATTGATATAGAAAAGGCTGAATCAGAATTTGGTGATGTACTTTTTTCGCTGATTAATTATGCGCGTTTCATTAATATTAATCCTGAGAACGCTTTAGAAAAAACCAACAAGAAGTTTATCAAACGTTTCCAATACCTCGAAACCAAAGCGAAAGAAAATGGTAAAGCCCTTGCAGATATGACACTTACTGAAATGGATGTATATTGGAATGAGGCAAAAAAGTTATAG
- a CDS encoding DoxX family protein produces MKPLFVLIIVYVALLAFGGHTTFDKGNIFAGNIAMGVMLLFTAIGHFKFKTSMAAMIPLFIPKKVEIVLFTGVLEILFAVGLTVDSTRYYTGIALIIFYIAILPANIYAAKHRINYENLYKPGPGPKYLWFRIPFQLFLIGWVWYFSIR; encoded by the coding sequence ATGAAACCTTTATTTGTACTCATCATTGTATATGTTGCACTTTTAGCATTTGGCGGTCACACTACGTTTGATAAAGGAAATATTTTTGCCGGCAATATTGCCATGGGTGTGATGTTACTTTTTACTGCTATCGGGCATTTTAAGTTTAAAACCAGCATGGCGGCCATGATTCCATTATTTATCCCTAAAAAGGTAGAAATTGTGCTTTTTACCGGAGTATTAGAAATTTTATTTGCCGTAGGTTTAACGGTAGACAGTACCCGGTATTACACAGGAATTGCGTTGATTATTTTTTACATTGCCATTTTACCTGCCAATATTTATGCGGCAAAACACCGTATTAATTACGAAAATCTGTATAAACCCGGCCCTGGACCAAAATATTTATGGTTTAGGATACCTTTTCAGCTTTTCTTAATCGGCTGGGTTTGGTATTTTAGCATCCGATAA
- a CDS encoding AI-2E family transporter translates to MKEKLSFLPKLALVLFCLISLTYIAILGQSLLAPLLFSFLMAILLLPVGNFLEHKLKFKRSLSTLVSVILMIAVIGGIIYFFGNQLSDLWADWPLLKEKANVSYHELQKWISHTFGVNSQKQLDYLNDSTEKALATSAAIVATTLATLSSTLLFLGFTLLFTFFILNYRRVLFTFLTSVFREEHKEKVTEIVSQIQYIIKKYIIGLFLQMLIVTVLMITVLSLLGVKYAVLLGLVAGIFNVVPYLGIFFALLVSCLITFATAGAGKVLLVLIAFVGVHAIDGNVLMPLVVGSKVKINALFAFIGIVVGEMIWGISGMFLCIPYLAMLKIIFDRVDNLKPWGILMGEEHKPDKKKRVYRITKKIKLEEKD, encoded by the coding sequence ATGAAAGAAAAACTATCATTTCTACCCAAACTGGCTTTGGTCCTTTTCTGTTTAATCAGTTTAACATACATCGCCATTTTAGGCCAATCTTTGTTGGCGCCCTTGCTTTTCTCTTTTTTAATGGCGATCTTATTACTGCCAGTAGGTAATTTTTTAGAACACAAGCTAAAATTTAAGAGGAGTTTATCAACCCTGGTTTCAGTAATTTTGATGATCGCCGTAATTGGTGGCATTATTTACTTTTTTGGCAATCAGCTGAGTGATTTATGGGCAGACTGGCCGTTATTAAAAGAAAAAGCCAATGTTTCATACCACGAACTGCAGAAATGGATTTCGCATACTTTTGGCGTAAACTCTCAGAAACAACTCGATTATTTAAATGATAGTACAGAAAAGGCACTGGCAACCAGCGCTGCAATTGTAGCCACAACTTTGGCTACCCTATCTTCTACCCTATTATTTTTAGGTTTTACACTATTGTTTACTTTCTTCATTTTAAATTACCGCAGGGTTTTATTTACCTTTTTAACTTCCGTTTTTAGAGAAGAACATAAAGAAAAAGTAACCGAAATTGTAAGTCAGATTCAATATATCATCAAGAAATACATCATCGGTTTGTTCTTACAAATGTTGATTGTTACCGTATTAATGATTACCGTACTCAGTTTGTTAGGCGTTAAATATGCCGTTTTACTGGGTTTGGTAGCCGGCATTTTTAATGTGGTGCCTTACCTCGGTATATTCTTTGCATTGCTGGTAAGCTGTTTAATTACATTCGCAACAGCTGGTGCAGGTAAAGTATTATTGGTTTTAATCGCTTTTGTAGGCGTACATGCCATAGATGGAAATGTTTTAATGCCATTGGTGGTTGGTTCGAAAGTAAAAATCAATGCCTTGTTTGCATTTATCGGTATTGTGGTTGGCGAAATGATCTGGGGCATCTCCGGTATGTTTTTATGTATCCCTTATCTGGCCATGCTAAAAATCATATTCGACCGGGTAGATAACCTCAAACCCTGGGGTATTTTAATGGGCGAGGAACATAAACCCGACAAAAAGAAACGTGTTTACCGGATCACTAAAAAGATTAAATTAGAGGAAAAAGATTAA